In Vicinamibacteria bacterium, a single genomic region encodes these proteins:
- the asnB gene encoding asparagine synthase (glutamine-hydrolyzing), translating to MCGIAGIIDFEERPIAADRLEAMARALRHRGPDDGAFYFGSGPGVSVGLAHRRLSIIDLSSAGRQPMGSEDDSLQVVANGEIYNFKELRADLERRHAFRSRSDVEVILHLYEEQGDDCVRALDGMFAFALWDSRGGRLLLARDRLGKKPLYYAEHQGRFAFASEVSALMEGLRPPSEVDVERIGEYLTFGFAAAPNTLLRGVYRLLPGAVMTIDSKGSSAQKSYWSLPVADVVSISPAEAKLQVRRRLEEAVRKRLVADVPVGAMLSGGLDSSVVVALMARLSGARVRTFTVGFEGPPGSSELENARLVADALGTDHKELLLGPPPPATVDAALAHYGEPFADATALPLYLLARLVREDCPVALTGEGGDEIFGGYARFSRALATRRPGFLGRVARAFAPRLWAGRLQRALFRFARSPAEALLASSAVFDVDFVPVLVRRDLRFHRRSIVAAYEARLLRHAGSGVLRSLLAVNLETYLADDLLPKTDFMTMAHAVEARCPFLDRALVEYVWTLPDDLKVQAADQKRILRDLAADLLPAAVGRWPKQGFSVPLGHWFRTGWRRLAEESLVESSTLYRYLERGVVHKLWRRHLAGQDWGPQIWALVVLERWLARRQA from the coding sequence GTGTGCGGCATCGCAGGGATCATCGACTTCGAGGAGCGCCCGATTGCTGCCGATCGGCTTGAGGCCATGGCCCGGGCGCTGCGGCACCGCGGTCCCGACGACGGGGCGTTCTACTTCGGGTCCGGCCCGGGCGTTAGCGTAGGCCTCGCCCATCGGCGTCTGTCGATCATCGATCTCTCCTCGGCCGGCCGCCAACCCATGGGCAGCGAGGATGACTCCCTGCAGGTCGTGGCGAACGGGGAGATCTATAACTTCAAGGAGCTCCGAGCGGATCTGGAACGCCGCCACGCCTTCCGGTCCCGGTCTGACGTGGAGGTCATCCTCCATCTCTACGAAGAGCAGGGCGACGACTGCGTGCGCGCACTGGACGGGATGTTTGCCTTCGCGCTCTGGGATTCCCGTGGAGGACGCCTTCTGCTCGCCCGGGACCGGCTAGGAAAAAAACCGCTGTACTACGCCGAGCATCAAGGGCGTTTCGCATTCGCCTCCGAGGTCAGCGCGCTCATGGAAGGCCTGCGGCCACCCTCGGAGGTCGACGTTGAGCGGATCGGGGAATATCTGACCTTCGGGTTTGCCGCCGCCCCTAACACGCTCCTCCGCGGCGTATACCGGCTTCTCCCCGGGGCCGTGATGACGATCGACTCCAAAGGCAGCTCCGCGCAAAAGTCATACTGGTCCCTGCCCGTCGCGGACGTGGTCTCCATCTCCCCCGCGGAGGCAAAGCTCCAAGTGCGCAGGCGGCTGGAAGAAGCGGTCCGGAAACGCCTGGTCGCCGACGTTCCGGTGGGAGCGATGCTCAGCGGGGGGCTGGACTCCTCCGTGGTGGTCGCCCTCATGGCTCGTCTCAGCGGCGCGCGCGTGCGGACCTTTACCGTGGGGTTCGAAGGACCGCCCGGCTCGTCGGAGCTCGAAAACGCCCGCCTCGTCGCGGACGCACTGGGGACGGACCACAAGGAGCTCCTCCTCGGCCCTCCGCCCCCGGCCACCGTAGACGCCGCCCTCGCCCACTACGGCGAGCCCTTTGCGGACGCCACCGCCCTTCCCCTTTATCTCTTGGCCCGCCTCGTTCGTGAGGATTGCCCGGTCGCTCTTACCGGCGAGGGAGGAGACGAGATCTTCGGAGGTTACGCGCGGTTTTCCCGGGCACTTGCCACTCGCCGCCCAGGCTTCCTCGGACGCGTGGCGCGGGCCTTCGCGCCCCGCTTGTGGGCCGGCCGGCTGCAGCGAGCGTTGTTTCGCTTCGCCCGCTCACCGGCCGAGGCGCTGCTCGCCTCCAGCGCCGTCTTCGATGTGGACTTCGTGCCGGTCCTGGTCCGGCGCGACCTCCGCTTCCACCGCCGGTCGATCGTCGCGGCCTACGAGGCCCGCCTCCTCCGCCACGCCGGCTCCGGTGTGCTGCGTTCCTTGCTCGCCGTCAATCTGGAGACCTATCTCGCCGATGACCTTCTCCCGAAGACGGACTTCATGACCATGGCTCATGCCGTTGAGGCGCGGTGCCCCTTTCTGGACCGGGCCCTGGTTGAATACGTGTGGACCCTGCCCGACGACCTGAAGGTCCAGGCGGCGGACCAGAAGCGGATCCTGCGCGACCTTGCCGCAGATCTGCTGCCGGCGGCCGTCGGGCGTTGGCCCAAGCAGGGCTTCAGCGTTCCCCTAGGCCACTGGTTCCGGACCGGGTGGCGGAGGCTGGCGGAAGAATCCCTGGTCGAGTCTTCGACGCTCTACCGGTACCTCGAACGCGGAGTGGTGCACAAGCTATGGCGGCGTCATCTGGCCGGTCAAGACTGGGGGCCTCAGATCTGGGCTCTGGTTGTCCTGGAACGATGGCTGGCCCGGAGGCAAGCTTGA
- a CDS encoding amidohydrolase has translation MLDLSPEVLALRAEMIALRRDLHQHPELAYAETRTGDRVAAFLEGSGLVVRRGVGGTGLLATPEGGRGRTVLLRVDLDALPIQEQSGAPYASLTPGVMHACGHDGHTAMGAAAARILGRRQAQGSVRVLFQPAEEGEGGAQAVVADGVLAGVDLVLGVHLWNELPVGTLGVKPGALMAAVDRLKIVIHGRGGHGGQPQRSADPVVAAAHVVTALQTIVSREVSPLRSVVVTLGSIHGGQAFNVIPDEVTLLGTIRTFDADLRRSLPDRIRRIAGGIAEGLNCRAEVEVKAGNPAVVNDPRAAEIARRAALRVVGEAGVVEPEPTMGGEDMAVYFAHAPGCFVFVGSANPEKGLDQPHHSPRFDFDEDALAIGCEFLLRAAEEALRA, from the coding sequence ATGCTCGATCTCTCCCCCGAGGTGCTCGCCCTACGCGCGGAAATGATCGCCCTCCGCCGCGACCTTCACCAGCATCCTGAGTTGGCCTACGCGGAGACCCGGACCGGGGACCGGGTGGCGGCGTTCCTGGAGGGAAGCGGGCTCGTGGTGCGCCGGGGGGTCGGGGGCACCGGTCTTCTGGCCACCCCGGAGGGGGGACGGGGGCGGACCGTCCTCCTGCGCGTGGACCTCGACGCTCTGCCCATCCAGGAACAGAGCGGCGCCCCCTACGCGTCGCTGACGCCCGGCGTCATGCACGCCTGCGGCCACGACGGCCACACCGCGATGGGGGCGGCGGCGGCGCGCATCTTGGGCCGGCGCCAAGCCCAAGGGTCGGTGCGCGTGCTCTTCCAGCCCGCGGAGGAGGGGGAGGGGGGGGCGCAGGCCGTGGTCGCGGATGGCGTGCTCGCGGGCGTCGACCTTGTGCTTGGGGTCCACCTCTGGAACGAGCTGCCCGTGGGCACCCTGGGCGTAAAGCCGGGGGCCCTTATGGCCGCCGTGGACCGCCTCAAGATCGTGATCCATGGCCGAGGCGGGCACGGCGGCCAGCCTCAACGGTCGGCGGATCCGGTGGTGGCCGCGGCCCACGTGGTCACCGCCTTGCAAACGATCGTGTCCCGCGAGGTCTCGCCCCTGCGGTCGGTGGTGGTCACGCTGGGCTCCATCCATGGCGGCCAGGCGTTCAACGTGATCCCCGACGAGGTCACGCTTCTGGGCACGATTCGGACCTTCGATGCCGACCTGAGACGCTCTCTGCCGGACCGGATCCGGCGCATCGCGGGCGGGATTGCCGAGGGCCTGAACTGTCGGGCCGAGGTGGAGGTCAAGGCCGGCAACCCCGCGGTGGTGAACGACCCCCGGGCAGCGGAGATCGCCCGGCGGGCGGCACTGCGGGTGGTGGGGGAGGCGGGCGTGGTCGAGCCCGAGCCCACCATGGGGGGGGAGGACATGGCCGTCTACTTCGCGCACGCCCCTGGCTGCTTCGTCTTCGTCGGCTCCGCCAACCCCGAGAAGGGGCTGGACCAACCCCACCACAGCCCCCGCTTCGACTTCGACGAGGATGCCCTTGCCATCGGCTGCGAGTTCCTGCTGCGGGCGGCGGAGGAGGCCCTCAGGGCCTGA